CCAAAAGCCGAAATCCACAAGGACTGCAATACGACATGTGAACATGAACGTCCATTCTTCCCGGCCGGAGCAATGCCGGATCCAACTTCTCTTTCTGGTTCGTCGTTAATATGATTATCCTCTCGTCGCCGCAGCTCGACCACAACCCGTCAATGAAATTCAACAAACCCGATAACGTCACCAGTCCTCTTCTCCTAGAAGAAgatcgtttttcttcttcttcagtttcCGACTGACGATCTTGAAACTCAGTCGAACAATCAATATCCTCCACCACCAAAATCGAACGATTCCCCATTCCGATTAGCAATTTCCTAAGATCAGAATTACAATGGATCTCTGTTAATTCCAAATCATACACATCAAATTTCAAGTAATTCGCCATTGCTGCAATCAAGCTCGATTTCCCTGTTCCTGGGGGACCGTACAACAAATACCCTCTCTTCCATGCCTTACCCACCTTCCTGTAAAACTCTTTCCTCTTCACAAACCGTTCGAGATCCCTCAAAATGAAATCCTTAATCTCAGAGTCCATGGCGAGCTTCTCGAACGTGGCAGGGTGATCGAGATTGGTCGGAATCCATAAATTAGAAATATTTGTGTACATTTGACGGTAGTCAAAGGTGTAGATCTTCAAGGTTTTAGAATGCTGCTTCAGCTCTTTAGCCTTGTGGAGTATATGGGGCAAATAGGAATTGAGCACCATTTCTCTGTGTTTCTTGTGAAAACAGAGCTCGAAGGATCGGACGGTGGATCGGGAAGGCAATCGAGGATTGTGGAAATTCTGCCCCTCGACTTGGCTACAGACGAGGACCCAGTGAAATTGGATGCCATTGAAGGTATCTGTAATTTGCTGGTTGCTTTCCATGGTGGTGGTGATGCTCTCTTCTTTCTCGGGCTTGGTGACTTTGAGTCTGTGAGTGGAGGGGGAGACTTTGGTGGCCAAATAGGTGTCGGCGGCATCGTAGATTTGGTTTGGACCGAGGCCGTCCATTTCTTCGATGACCATGGTGAGTTGGGAGGAGAATCGGTTGAAGATGTCTCGGAAGCCATTGTACAAATATGACCGGAGTTGGCGCGGCAATAAGTCGTTGGCGACGGAGCGAGCGAGGACGACGGTGGCAGCCAAGGAGGCGGCGGCAGTAAGAAAAGCCTTGGCGTTGGCGAGATTAGCTTCGGTGGAAGAGGCGTTCAAAGCCATGGCCAAGTTGATGGATGGTGGAAAACGAGGACCGATGAAACAGAGAGTAGAAGTAGAAGGAAGAAGAGTTATGAAAGTAAATGGAAGATAGAGTTCgttaaatagataaataaatgtaacagaaattggaaaattggttttttttttttttttctttataagatttgaaaaatttgaaacatGATTTCCAGGAACCATCCATTTGCAAAAAGTGTTTCCTGCATTGCAGgggtttttttccccttaattatacataaaatatatctttttttctaaaatttaagaatttcggtatttctaattttaataagCTAATAGGTCcttaatcttttttaattctcaaatctACTTctaataaagttgaaaatttttaatgatGCCCTTTTTAATAAACATTGTTAAATTTTGTCTTATATGCAAGATTTAAAATATCTATATCCACATAAGTGTGGAGGtcttaattttaagaaaattttgatagaaatattataaaatattgttttcgatggatattttaaaaaaaattataaaataaataaattaagtatatcataaaaaaaaaattaacattcgTTAACAGTAATAATGTGCTATTAAATTATggtttaaataatataatttgacTTTATTAGACAGGTtacttaaaataaatataaatttggtgaTAAGACATATGAGCATACTGATTATTTATATAGTTAAGTTGTAACTAATGGATGCACACGAGTTTGTGTAGGGATTAAAAAATACACTGATATATCTATATTAAGTTACAACCAAGGTATGATTAGACTTGTTGTTTGAGGGTTGCTTAAGAAAATGCTCAAAGTTGACGCATGCATGTACGGAAAtgcacaattcaaaatatatatagatgTCTATTTCCCTCCATTGGGATGGGTCCTGTGGCCCCCACCCCAAATAGAGCGGGATCTCCCTATTAGGCGGGAATGGGGAGAGGGAagtgaagaaaaaaattctCTATGAATTAAACGGAAATTGggatggggaatgcattccccgttcCCGACCTTGCCTCCACCAATTCCCCTTCCCCGCCCtgattagcttttacatatttatttattataattatctactgttatgttattgttatttatatacaaatattatatttaaatttcaaatttgataacTTTTTGGGAAAGATAcaataatgaatatgtttaaattgaatgtttaaatttagatttatattgtgaataatttgatttgtatttatttttctactaaaaaaattaatagctTTTTTTAGGCCAAagtttgagtaatttatcttttaaattcaaattgtcatataaaactaaccataataaacaatttagtgataaagttaattatttaattaaaatttgttcacattagtgatttaaattaattgactttttataaataaaaaaaaaaaggaaaaaattccCCACGGGGAACCCGATCCCCGCGAAATCCCCACATGGAATCCCCGCCCCGATCTCTGTGGCAAAttggggaatgaaatggggagcggggacggggatggggaatggccTCCCCGACCCCGTCCCGCCCCATGGACATCTCTAGAAATATATACCAAAAAGATAGTAATTAACTAAACTGTGCTCGATCTGACATCCTATAACTTTATAAGCACCAGAATAATCGCATGCAACTATTAGAGAAATCACTTAAATAGTTCCATTCGATGATCTCAAAGGGGAAGAATAAGTATATATGAACTATATCATCACATAATTGACTTAGGCATCAGAATGTGGTAGGCTTAACACCAAATCGATGCAAAGATCTCTATTGTAGATTAACTCAGAAAGCAAGGTCAGACTGAGAGAAGTCGATTGAAGGTCAAGTCCACAAAGGACCCACCCTACGAAGATAGCAAATGTTGACGAACTTTGAGCGCcaacatgaatttttttaaatacaataattTTTATGGTGGAGATTGAATATTTGAcctttagaaaagaaaattataccGATTATCATTAAACTAAACACTTAATTAAAGGACTATTTGAGCACTGTTATTAAGATATCAATTGTTCAAatcttttgggaaaaaaaaacgaACAAAGGATGCTAgaaataaaaagggaaaaaaaaaaggaataaaagacTTTCCCTTTTTTTCAAAGGACAATATAAAACTTTTGGTAGCAAACAAAAGTTTAATAAGAGAACCATACATCATTTAATAGGTAATATTCAAACTCTACtaaaaaatacattatattcAAACTATCTATGTGTATAATTTTCCATcgcattaatttttttaaagcacCAAGTTTCTTACCTTTACAAAATGCTTGAAGTgactttaaaataataattgtttTACAAATACCGTACATTTTAATCTACTAAAATGATCTATAAACTTCAAAAACTATTAACTTCATATCACATGGCGGATAACAATACAACCTCATAGAATAATTTTTATTGTTTGAGAAGTGAACCtattaaaattgttattataTTAATCCTTTTAAACTAatgctttattattattattattattttttttttgtgatagtAATAATTTGACTTATAAAATATTCCAGAGAGATTGAAATATAAGctttaaaatgtaaataataataataataataataataataataataataataataataataataataataatacaaattaaataatattaataacgAAAGAAAATTCCAAATTAACCACCACATTCTGAGTGGGACCGAGACGTGGCAACCAAGGTACGACTTCGGGTCGCCGAGGCGATTAGTCGTTTACTGACTTGAGCAAGTCTCCTTTCTTTGGTTAAAAAAATgagagatttttttaataatttaaatatttatttatttaagctAATTTATTCTTCTCacctcatatatatatatatatatatatatatatatataacataaataATACGCTAAGGAAGCATTTTGGTCTATTGGGTGGAATTGATAAGAAATTTAGATCGGAGATGTATTGATGCCAACAGTGGCGGGCGATAAAGGCGATTGGTGTAAGGCAAAccaaaaatattattgaagatgttttcattgtttttttaaattaatttttaaattgtctctagtatttaaaaaacaaataattagtAATTAAATCCCAACATAATCTAATTTGGAGgacatatattaaatttgtgAGTAGATATACCCCACACTAATTGAAGCAAGCATGGGATTAAGagggaaaaattgaaaaaattaggTAGGGAGATGAGCACTCTACATTATGTTTTTAGCCATAAACTATAGAATTCAAAAAATGCTTATTTTTTCAATAGATATTGTCGATGGTGCTTCTAGACCGTTCTCTTTAATTATTCATATTTGGATGTATTGAGAGAGAACTAAATTAGATATTCATTTTGATAACTAAAACGACTTTGTTATATAATAATGTGTTGAAGTTAAGAGGGATTCAAGTTCCTTAGACCTATGATAAATTGACCTCTTTGTAGGTAGAATTTTTCTTCGTATTTCTACTGATTGTATACTTATATTTGGAGTAGAGAAAGAAAGCATCATGCATATAATATTCTCATACACTAGCTAACTTTTTAAAGTCGAGTTTCAATTCTCTCCTTTTGCTCGCCCTCCCTTGAATTAaggcataatttttttttagtaaattttcaaattagacTAATATTATTTTCAATACAAAAATTGCCAATTAGTATTCATTTGACTACTAGAAATTTGACATTATTCATTTGACTACTAGAAATTTgacattttcttcttatttttatatattttttcttttaatgttgATAGTGAAATTAGTAAACAACTCAAGCAAGTCCAAATTTAGATCTCTCTTTCATGGCTGGTAATGATTCTTGGTCGGCGATTGAGTTTGCTTTTAGTATTTTTCATGTTCTAAAATAAccaaatataatttattattcactACATTAAATTAATGAACTTGAAAACaatagaataataataatacaagttTCAATTTCAACATATCTTAGTGTTAAGGTATTTTctcttctataaaaaaaatacaattaattaatttgaacatagTGAGGGGTAAATGAGTAAAAATGTTCTTCGTCGTCGTCATCATCGCGGTCACCGGAAAAGATTACTTCACAGTTGAAGCTACTATACCATTT
This sequence is a window from Benincasa hispida cultivar B227 unplaced genomic scaffold, ASM972705v1 Contig400, whole genome shotgun sequence. Protein-coding genes within it:
- the LOC120069458 gene encoding AAA-ATPase At3g50940-like, with the translated sequence MALNASSTEANLANAKAFLTAAASLAATVVLARSVANDLLPRQLRSYLYNGFRDIFNRFSSQLTMVIEEMDGLGPNQIYDAADTYLATKVSPSTHRLKVTKPEKEESITTTMESNQQITDTFNGIQFHWVLVCSQVEGQNFHNPRLPSRSTVRSFELCFHKKHREMVLNSYLPHILHKAKELKQHSKTLKIYTFDYRQMYTNISNLWIPTNLDHPATFEKLAMDSEIKDFILRDLERFVKRKEFYRKVGKAWKRGYLLYGPPGTGKSSLIAAMANYLKFDVYDLELTEIHCNSDLRKLLIGMGNRSILVVEDIDCSTEFQDRQSETEEEEKRSSSRRRGLVTLSGLLNFIDGLWSSCGDERIIILTTNQKEKLDPALLRPGRMDVHVHMSYCSPCGFRLLASNYLGIENHELFCEIEESILSAKVTPAEVAEQLLKGDDDDKSLSDLLDFLEAKRRRNEEAKAKILQSEPEAPEKEEMEADNEGEENGIVARRLN